A segment of the Nitrospinota bacterium genome:
GCCAGGCCGTTGCGCAGTGCATGCGAGGCAGACCTTTGCCTCGACAGGGTTGGTATGACCACAGAGGCAGGTCCATCTCATTGGCGAACCCGTGTTCTCTGCACCCCTAACCATTACCCGGGGGGTCGCAAGGCTTAAGGCAAGCGGGGTGACGGTGTTGAGGGGTGATTACGGACGCACCTTGGCTCGCTCAATTTCCATGAAGATAGAACCATTCTTGAAGATGCGGACGTCACCCGTGGACTCAGAGATGACGATTGCCAGGGCGTCGGTGGCCTCGGTGATTCCAGCCGCAGCTGCGTGGCGGCTGCCCAATCCCATGGGCATCTTTTCGGTATCCAGAGCCGCGGCCAGATGGCGGCCGGCCGATACAATGACCCCGTCGCCGCGGATAATGAAGGCGCCGTCCATCATGGAGAACTCCTTGATCGTCTCCCGGAGCCTGCGGTCAAGGATGTTGCGCTCAGATTCGGGATAGCCCTTAAAAGGGTTGATGATCAACTGACGCGAGATCGGGAGGACTCTTTCTTGATCGCCAAGGACAAAGGTAGTCCCTATGGGCTTGCCCTCACGGCCCTCGCTGGCGAGCTCCACGGCGAGATTGAGAACCCCCTCAAAGACTTCCGGGTTAACGCCCGACGAGACGGCGGAGACATCCTCACTCGTCAGAAGCTCGAACTCCCTGCTGATGTCCAATACCACGAGGCTGTCCAGCGTCTTGAGCTTTGGCAGGCCCGAGAGGCAAACGATTTTCTCATCACTTCCGACGAGGTTTGCTGCGAGGCTCATGATGACGCCCATCTTAACCTGACCCATGCGCGTCAGGGCGACCTTGGGCACCATGAGGACGTTGTCCAACACCTTGCTGGCCTCTTCGTAGGTTTCCTCGTCGCGGGTGGCGAAGACCACCTTGAATCGGCCTTTGAAGCCCTCGAAGAACTCCCAGTCTTCGAGCAGGTCGCTTACGACCAGGATGGTGTCGGCCCCAATTTTGTCGGCGATGAGGCAGGCGTGCTCCAGCATGAGGCGATTGACCGCCTTGATGCCCTTCCCCTTTGTGGCGCCCTTGGCTGGCTTCTTCATCATGGCGACCCCCAGGTCATTGAAAGAACTAAAGTAAATATAGCACGTTAGAGCCCCTCAAGCAACGCCTTTCGCTCCGTGGTTGGGGTAGGGGAAGGGATAAGAATCGGAGCCGCTGCCTGGGTCGGCTCCCCCTTTGCCTTGATTTGCATCCTCACAAATTGCTATTCTCTTACACCAACGACTCCTTAAGACTTAACACGTGGCGGACGCCGTGCTCTGCCACTTCGAGGACGAGACGGCCTAATCCCCCACTCAAAAATGACCCCCCACGCAAGCCGGTAGGCTATACCCCATATTGGTTGATAAACTCAGACAGAATTTTACCGATAAATAAGATAAGCTGCGTGCCTTCGCCGGGACCGCCAGGACGGCGGACGAATAAGGGATCGAGAAGGGGTGACAACCACTCACACGTCCCTCTTGGGAGGCACAAAATACTAACCAAAGGCACTTCAAGGACTCAGACGAGCCCTTGGATGGCTATACGGCGTGCCTCTGGCAAGCCGGAGGGTATGAACGTGGGTGCTCTTGAGTATGTCTTTTGGATGGGCTTAATGCTACCGCCGCCTGAATCCATGATGACGCCCTGGCTCTCGATTGTAGCTGTGGTGGGCATGTTCTGGTTCTGGTACGCTAAGCTTCCCAACATCTAAGCCTGCCTCGCCCCAGGGGTCCGCTCTCCCGCCGAGCGAACCGCGCCGTGTGGCACTCCTGCTGCGCATCACTTAAGTGATGCGACAATATCCTCCTTCGTATAATCGACAATCGCTGCAAGCTCGCGCCGTTCAGCCTCAGGCACCTTGAACTTATCAAGGGTCTTTTGGAACTCGGCCATCATGACCTTCCATTCGGCCTCGGAGATTTTGAGCCCATCGTGGGCCTCCACCATCGAGCGCCCAATGTAGGTGCAGGGGCCACCGGTGGCTTGGCAGAAGTACTCCGTAAACATGAACTTGGGCACGGCCGGGTGGGTCCGAAGATGGGCCGCCTGGACGGCTGGGTTTTCATTGATGATGGGGTTGAAATAGAGCCGGTCGATCAAATCGTCCATCATCGCGGCAATCTTCGGCACTCCGCCCAGCCGATCATAGAGCGTCTTGGCGGCCTGCTCGCTGCCCACTGCGGCCTTCGCGTAGTACCCAATAACCAGCCCAACGACAAACAAAACCGGCAGGACCAGGATCAACAGGCTCGAGGCCTTCCACGGACGGCCGATACGGCGTAGAACAGTCATAGCTCTTCTCCTCCTTGGAAAGGGGACCGCGTCTTGGGCCTTTCCGCCCTCATTTCTCCTATGCTCCAACATTATTCATTACGCGACCCACCCACACTATAGGCTTCGAGAATCAAAGCCTGACTTCGATACCACCGGTCATGGGGCATCAACAGTCTCGAGGTGAGCCTCGAGGTAGGCCATGCTGGCATCGATATCTGAAAGTGAATTCATTTCCAAGATGACAGGGACACCGGCTTCAAAACATCGCTGAATAACTGCGCCTTCGATCGTCCCCGTCCCTAGAGGAAGGTGCTCATCGCGGATACCGGAATTGTCGTGCAGGTGAATGCCGGCCAAGTACGGCTGGAGGCGTTTCAAGTACGAGGCGAGATCCACGCCGAATGTATTGGCATGTCCGACGTCCAAGAGGGCTTTCAGGGCGGGGCTTGCGACCTCCTTTATGAGGGCGGCGTGCTCGTCCCCGTTGGTGATGAGCGGGTAGTTCTCCCCCTTCCAGCCGTTTTCCAAGGCGACCGTCACCCCAGCGGCCTTCGCTTCGGCGCTAAGGGTGGCCAGGCTTTCGTGCAGGCTTGAACGGGCCTCGGGTAGGAGCGAAGGGGGATAGTCCCTGTTCAGGTTGCCCGCATGGACGACGAGGAACTCGGCCTCGAGATAGGCCGCCAGCTCCAGACACCGAAGCGTTTGGCGGAGCGCCGCCTCCCGAAGGTAGGGGTTCAGGCTTGATAAATTCAACTCGACGTAGGAGGCGTGAACGGTGGGGAGCAAGCCGTGGCTCCTCAACAGCTCCTTGATCTGGCGCCAACGGGCCTCCCCACCCCCATCGGGGAGATCCCAGAACCGCTCTGCCACGATCTCCAGATATTGGGCCCCGCATCGGCCGGCGACGGCCGCAACATCCTCGATGGTCTTGTCCTTGACGTGAGCCGAAAGGCCGAGGCGGCTCTTCCACGTCGGGCCAGCAGCATCCATAGGGGCTCCTCCTTAGAAGAACACCAAAGAAGAAAGCCTTATTCCAGGGCCTTTTTGACCGTATAGAGCCGAAGGATGGTCACCAGATTCGGGACCACGGCTAAGAAGTAGATGGCCAGCCGCAGCTGGTTAAAGATTCCCCCGAGAAAGATGACGAAGAGGCGGACGTCCCTGGAGTAGGGGAGGTATCGCAAGAGCCCGTCATCCTCATCCACGTAATTGCGCTTTGCCTCGGCCAGGAACTTGGCCCGGTGGATGGACGAGAGCGGGAGGCCCATGAGGGCCACAAAGCCTACGAAGATGATGGAGAAGCTGCCTGAAAGCAGGTAGGAGGAGTAGACCATGCCCATGACCGTCAGACCATCAACGTACCGGTCGAGCATGTGTTCGAAGTAAGCCCCATATGGGCTGACCTGGTGCTTGAGCCGGGCGATCTCCCCGTCCACGCCGTCGAGGATCGAGGAGGTCTGGACGAGAATGCCAGCCAGGGCCGAGAGCAACCAAACGAGCACAGGGCGCCCGGCGGCCACGAGGCCCATGGCAAAGAAACAGGCGGCCCCGAGGATACCCAGGGCGAAACCGACCAGGGATATCTGGTTGGGGGAGATGGGATAGGGTGCCAGCAGGCGGGTCACCTTGATGGAGAAAAACCGGTTGATTTGCTGGCTGACCGGGCCGTCTATGCGCTTGGCAAGCTTGAGTCTCGCAAGGAGACGCTCCTCTCCCGCGATGAGCGCCTCCGGGGTGTCGACGTCTAGCCAGAAGCGCCCGCCGATCTCCACCGCCCGGATTCCGCCATTCGCGATCAGGCGGCGAATTCCTCCTGAGAGGGAGCCGTCGCCTAGCCGCCGTGCATCTCCAAGGGCCTCAAAGAGCATCGGCTGACACAGGAAAATGCCCGTATCGGCGGCGTCGGGCTCCTCAAGCCCCTTTCCGATGGCGGTGATGGCTTCTCCCTCGAGGCGCACCAAAGTGGCGTCGTCCGGATCAAATAGATCGCTCAAGCGGCGGTCCACGGCCAGAAGGCATTCCCCGCTCCCATTATCAGCGGCCAAGAGATTTTTAAGAAGGGCTGGCTCGAAAAGATGGTCGCACATTAGAACGAGGAAGGGACCCGAGACGTACGGGGAGCAGGCGGCCACGGAGGTGCCGTTGCCGGCCTCCCAATCGGGGTTATCCACCACCCTAATGGTCAAGTCGTTCCGCTCCTGGAGCCGTTCCACATGAGGCAGAATCTCTTCCTTCCGGTGCCCCACGACGACGAGGAACTCCCGCACACCCACCTCCAGACAAGAGAGAATGGAGCGCTCCAGAAGTGTGAGCCCCAACAGGGGGATCAGCGGCTTGGGTAGGTCTCGCCCGCCCTCCCGCAGGCGGCTGCCCTCCCCGGCAGCCAGGATCACCGCAGGAGGAGTTGCCGCCTTAGCGGTCACGGCGTTTCCCTAGCTCTCTTGCAGGAAGGGGCCCTCGGTGAGGGCCTCGGCGCCGTCCAGGGTGGGTGCGGCGAACCGCTTCAGCATCTCCCGCGCCTCCGAGTCGTCATACTGCTCTACCGGCGACTTGAAGAGATAGGCGCTCGCCTCGACGATGGGCCCGGAAAGCCCCCGGTCCAGCGCCACCTTGGCCGCCCGCACTGCATCCATCATGACGCCCGCCGAGTTGGGGGAGTCCTCCACAGATAGGCGGACCTCGATGTCCATGGGGACCCCGCCGAACTGCTCGGCCTCGATCCGCAAGAAACAGAGCTTGTTGTCGTTGAGCCAGGGCACGTAATCGCTGGGTCCGATGTGGAGGTCGTCGGGGTCGAGAGGTTGGCCGTCCATCTGGCTCACTACCGACTGGGTTTTGCTGACCTTTTTGCTCTGCAGGCGGGAGCGGTCCAGCATGTTGAAGAAATCGGTGTTACCCCCCACGTTCAACTGGTAGGCCCTCTTGACCGGATGGCCACGGTCGTGGAAGAGCTTCGTCAAGACCCGGTGGACGATGGTGGCGCCCACTTGGGACTTGATGTCGTCGCCCAGCACAGGGAGCCCCGCCTCTCTGAACCGTTCGCCGTAAAGCTTGGAGATGAAGACCGGTACGGCGTTGACGAAGGCGCACCCGGCCTCAATAGAGCAGTCGGCGTAGAAATAGGTGTTCCGCTCACTTCCCACAGGCAGATAGTTGATCACCACGTCCACTTGCTTATCCCGCAAGGAGCGTACGATGGCCTCCTGGGCCTCCGCCTCGCTGGCGTAAATATTTCTCCTCGGCATGAACCGCCGCTCCTCCGGGATCATGTCGTTGTGCTCCGGGATACTGTCGATCACGTATCCCATCTCGACCGGACAATCGAGATACGGAATTTCTGGCTGGAAGACGACGGTGCAGTTCGGCTCGGCAAAAACCGCCTCGGAAAGGTCCAGGCCCACCTTACGCTCATCCAGGTCAAACGCGGCGACAAACTGAATATCGCATGCCCGATAGCCGGCGAAGTCCTTGGTGAGCAGGCCTGGAATCTCGGCCTCCGGATCCGCGTAATAGAATCGCCCCTGGACCAGCGAGCTTGCGCAGTTTCCCACACCGATTATGGCTGTTCTAATACCATTCCAAGTGGACGCACTCATATGTTCTCCTCCCTCCATAAAATCAATTGATCCTATAGCTCTCCTCCCCAAGATAGGATGAATTGGGTTAAACCGTCTCGACCACGCGAGACCATCCTTGTCGCATTGTGCATTCACTACCCTCCAACGCCTCGAGCAAGGCGTCCCTCAAGGTCGCCACGCCGCCCACACCCAAGTACGGTGGATGCGAAATGAACATTATTCGGCGCGAAGGGTAAAGCTTACAAAACTGTGACTCGTTTGCTCCTCACGTACTGCGGCCCCTCGACCGAAGCCGACGACAATACAGCCAACCATCTCATGGGACGGCAAAGAGGCCTAAAAGTTCTCGTCGGGCTAATATGTGAGGAACTAAAAAAACTATATCACAATAATACAGCTAAAGCAAGCCCTACTGAGGAGCGGGGGCAAATTGTGCCAGGCCGCCCAAAGAGTACGCACCTATGGGACCTGTGTCCTCGCCAGTGCCTAAGAGGACCAAACAGTCCAGAAAATGCTCTAATTGGCTGGATTTGAAGGTAAACGGGTCTCAGCAGGGTCGCGAATGCTTTATGCCTCTCAGCAGCAACCGTCCTTGTACCGACATCGCGGACAGCGCCAACTGGCATGAGACCAGACCATTGAGGTACTGCACACCGGACAGGGCTCCTGTTCCCATACGAGCCCGACGGGCGGTCTATCCAGATTCCACCGGTCCTCCAGCGAAGAAATCGGGCTTCGACAGTCCGGGCAGGCCCAGCGCCAAGGCGT
Coding sequences within it:
- a CDS encoding DNA integrity scanning protein DisA nucleotide-binding domain protein, coding for MMKKPAKGATKGKGIKAVNRLMLEHACLIADKIGADTILVVSDLLEDWEFFEGFKGRFKVVFATRDEETYEEASKVLDNVLMVPKVALTRMGQVKMGVIMSLAANLVGSDEKIVCLSGLPKLKTLDSLVVLDISREFELLTSEDVSAVSSGVNPEVFEGVLNLAVELASEGREGKPIGTTFVLGDQERVLPISRQLIINPFKGYPESERNILDRRLRETIKEFSMMDGAFIIRGDGVIVSAGRHLAAALDTEKMPMGLGSRHAAAAGITEATDALAIVISESTGDVRIFKNGSIFMEIERAKVRP
- a CDS encoding group 1 truncated hemoglobin — encoded protein: MTVLRRIGRPWKASSLLILVLPVLFVVGLVIGYYAKAAVGSEQAAKTLYDRLGGVPKIAAMMDDLIDRLYFNPIINENPAVQAAHLRTHPAVPKFMFTEYFCQATGGPCTYIGRSMVEAHDGLKISEAEWKVMMAEFQKTLDKFKVPEAERRELAAIVDYTKEDIVASLK
- a CDS encoding sugar phosphate isomerase/epimerase; the protein is MDAAGPTWKSRLGLSAHVKDKTIEDVAAVAGRCGAQYLEIVAERFWDLPDGGGEARWRQIKELLRSHGLLPTVHASYVELNLSSLNPYLREAALRQTLRCLELAAYLEAEFLVVHAGNLNRDYPPSLLPEARSSLHESLATLSAEAKAAGVTVALENGWKGENYPLITNGDEHAALIKEVASPALKALLDVGHANTFGVDLASYLKRLQPYLAGIHLHDNSGIRDEHLPLGTGTIEGAVIQRCFEAGVPVILEMNSLSDIDASMAYLEAHLETVDAP
- a CDS encoding NTP transferase domain-containing protein; this translates as MTAKAATPPAVILAAGEGSRLREGGRDLPKPLIPLLGLTLLERSILSCLEVGVREFLVVVGHRKEEILPHVERLQERNDLTIRVVDNPDWEAGNGTSVAACSPYVSGPFLVLMCDHLFEPALLKNLLAADNGSGECLLAVDRRLSDLFDPDDATLVRLEGEAITAIGKGLEEPDAADTGIFLCQPMLFEALGDARRLGDGSLSGGIRRLIANGGIRAVEIGGRFWLDVDTPEALIAGEERLLARLKLAKRIDGPVSQQINRFFSIKVTRLLAPYPISPNQISLVGFALGILGAACFFAMGLVAAGRPVLVWLLSALAGILVQTSSILDGVDGEIARLKHQVSPYGAYFEHMLDRYVDGLTVMGMVYSSYLLSGSFSIIFVGFVALMGLPLSSIHRAKFLAEAKRNYVDEDDGLLRYLPYSRDVRLFVIFLGGIFNQLRLAIYFLAVVPNLVTILRLYTVKKALE
- a CDS encoding inositol-3-phosphate synthase yields the protein MSASTWNGIRTAIIGVGNCASSLVQGRFYYADPEAEIPGLLTKDFAGYRACDIQFVAAFDLDERKVGLDLSEAVFAEPNCTVVFQPEIPYLDCPVEMGYVIDSIPEHNDMIPEERRFMPRRNIYASEAEAQEAIVRSLRDKQVDVVINYLPVGSERNTYFYADCSIEAGCAFVNAVPVFISKLYGERFREAGLPVLGDDIKSQVGATIVHRVLTKLFHDRGHPVKRAYQLNVGGNTDFFNMLDRSRLQSKKVSKTQSVVSQMDGQPLDPDDLHIGPSDYVPWLNDNKLCFLRIEAEQFGGVPMDIEVRLSVEDSPNSAGVMMDAVRAAKVALDRGLSGPIVEASAYLFKSPVEQYDDSEAREMLKRFAAPTLDGAEALTEGPFLQES